One genomic segment of Primulina eburnea isolate SZY01 unplaced genomic scaffold, ASM2296580v1 ctg633_ERROPOS900000, whole genome shotgun sequence includes these proteins:
- the LOC140821564 gene encoding OVARIAN TUMOR DOMAIN-containing deubiquitinating enzyme 6-like, whose product MTRILVQRGSSGSPSNQNWPSTSVPGPGPLSSPASVQEQVVSSTVAPAVKDDDSEAGQEKIVAEESAESCVSCEFENKEKESEDLSPRGLNRDLNQDFEKIDSNRDICFVDDSVDSGKMSKGSSEDVVTEEKNDATTGGSFQGASRSLYPPPPPCPPPRSSLANFNSWIYASSDSNAGRIGSSRGGTGWPGVSSMASPTGSRPSSPRSHCEGEGYNSADEQHARFSSSYDDAERERQFETELRRVKGLEVRKMLEDGNCLFRAVADQVYGDSEQYNLVRQMCIDYVERERDHFSQFITEGFATYCKRKRRNEVHGNNMEIQALSEMYNRPIHIYSYSTEPINIFHGSYTTDTPPIRLSYHHGNHYNSLVDPHRLNIGAGLGFSSLQGDNVDKDQVKAAIKAQKDQQIDNALVAEVRFYSDLELTEQEIERMVMETSRAEYVSDNKFKQLLPHKESSTSRTEPSSSAPRSSSGSDTLQHEPGLEFGLPGSVQNDAMQIMLSMGFSYLQVIEAYSIFGDDVDSMVCYLIETSSNGRWKGKATK is encoded by the exons ATGACTCGTATTTTAGTCCAGCGAGGTTCTTCTGGCTCGCCATCTAACCAGAACTGGCCATCAACTTCCGTCCCTGGGCCTGGTCCCTTGTCTTCTCCAGCTTCAGTGCAAGAGCAGGTTGTTAGTTCTACGGTTGCTCCAGCTGTGAAAGATGATGATTCGGAGGCAGGGCAAGAGAAGATTGTAGCGGAAGAGTCAGCAGAGTCCTGTGTCAGTTGTGAATTCGAAAACAAGGAAAAGGAAAGTGAAGATCTTTCTCCACGAGGTTTGAACCGTGATCTGAATCAAGATTTTGAAAAGATTGACAGCAATCGTGATATTTGTTTTGTTGATGATTCTGTGGATTCTGGGAAGATGTCAAAAGGGTCCAGCGAAGATGTGGTCACGGAAGAAAAAAATGATGCAACAACTGGAGGTTCTTTCCAGGGGGCTTCTCGTAGTTTGTATCCACCTCCACCTCCCTGCCCACCCCCAAGGTCTTCTTTAGCAAACTTCAATTCTTGGATATATGCATCTAGCGACTCAAATGCTGGGCGGATAGGCTCATCTAGGGGAGGAACAGGTTGGCCTGGTGTGTCAAGCATGGCATCTCCAACTGGGTCTCGTCCATCTTCACCTCGATCTCATTGTGAGGGTGAAGGGTATAATAGTGCTGATGAGCAGCATGCACGCTTTAGTTCCTCTTATGATGATGCA GAGAGAGAGCGCCAGTTTGAGACTGAACTAAGACGGGTTAAAGGGTTGGAAGTGAGAAAAATGCTAGAGGATGGAAATTGTCTTTTTCGTGCTGTTGCGGATCAAGTATATGGTGATTCTGAACAGTATAATTTGGTTAGACAGATGTGCATTGACTACGTG GAGCGAGAAAGAGATCACTTCTCTCAGTTTATCACCGAAGGTTTTGCTACCTACTGTAAGAGGAAGAGAAGAAATGAG GTTCACGGAAATAATATGGAGATTCAAGCTCTGTCTGAAATGTACAATCGGCCTATCCACATATATTCTTACAGCACAG AACCCATTAACATATTCCATGGAAGCTATACCACGGATACACCTCCAATACGGCTGAGTTACCATCATGGCAACCACTATAACTCCCTGGTTGATCCACATCGGCTGAACATTGGTGCTGGACTTGGGTTTAGCAGTCTGCAGGGG GATAACGTTGACAAGGATCAGGTCAAAGCAGCTATCAAAGCTCAGAAGGATCAACAGATTGATAAT GCACTCGTGGCGGAGGTGCGCTTCTACTCGGATCTTGAGCTCACGGAACAAGAAATTGAACGAATGGTGATGGAAACTTCAAGGGCCGAGTATGTTTCTGATAACAAGTTCAAGCAACTGCTACCTCACAAGGAATCATCAACTTCTAGAACCGAACCATCATCTTCTGCACCTA gGTCATCCTCCGGAAGTGACACACTGCAGCATGAACCAGGGCTCGAGTTTGGCTTGCCAGGCTCAGTTCAAAATGATGCCATGCAGATTATGTTGTCGATGGGATTCAGCTATTTGCAGGTGATTGAAGCTTACAGTATATTCGGGGACGACGTTGACTCAATGGTCTGTTACTTGATCGAAACCAGTAGCAATGGACGATGGAAAGGCAAGGCTACCAAATGA